One Candidatus Schekmanbacteria bacterium RIFCSPLOWO2_02_FULL_38_14 DNA segment encodes these proteins:
- a CDS encoding 4Fe-4S ferredoxin, with the protein MAIDKEKEKTEVRYSMVIDLRRCIGCHSCSVACKSENDVPLSVFRSWVKIIEKGKYPNVSRSFLPSLCNNCEKPICVQNCPTKASYQREDGIVMVDPHKCIGCKYCIASCPYDVRFVNPIRRIVQKCYFCNHRVDAGIAPACVVTCLGRARIFGNIMDPKSEISELLAANPIQVLKPEMATKPQVFYIGADLEAMDPMKGRE; encoded by the coding sequence ATGGCTATTGATAAAGAAAAGGAAAAGACTGAAGTCAGATATAGTATGGTTATAGATCTGAGGCGGTGTATTGGATGCCACAGCTGTTCTGTTGCGTGTAAGAGCGAAAATGATGTTCCTCTCAGCGTTTTCAGGTCATGGGTCAAAATCATAGAAAAGGGGAAGTATCCAAATGTGAGCAGATCCTTTCTTCCTTCTCTCTGTAACAACTGTGAAAAACCAATATGTGTTCAAAACTGCCCGACAAAGGCATCATATCAGAGGGAAGACGGAATAGTTATGGTAGACCCGCACAAGTGTATAGGATGCAAATACTGTATTGCGTCATGTCCTTATGATGTACGGTTTGTGAACCCAATAAGAAGGATAGTTCAGAAATGTTATTTCTGTAACCACAGGGTTGATGCAGGGATAGCTCCGGCATGTGTTGTAACATGCCTTGGCAGAGCAAGGATATTTGGAAACATCATGGATCCGAAAAGCGAGATTTCAGAGCTTCTTGCCGCAAACCCTATCCAGGTATTAAAACCCGAAATGGCAACTAAACCTCAGGTTTTTTATATAGGAGCTGACCTTGAGGCGATGGATCCAATGAAAGGGAGAGAGTAG
- a CDS encoding cytochrome b6 (electron transport protein) codes for MLNLLTLTGFVYGPLDERLSIKEALEKNLKKPVPHHVNFSFCLGGMTFFLFLVQAFTGVLLLMYYRATTAEAYKSVVHITNNVPFGWLFRDIHHWASNLMIVTVFLHMLRVFFYGAYKPPRDFNWVTGVVLLTLTLTFGFTGYLLPWNQVSYWATTVGTEVPSAMPIFGNLLKILIRGGADVTQVTLTRFFAIHVAILPPVISAVLGMHFIMIRKQGISGPL; via the coding sequence ATACTTAACCTTCTAACTCTTACAGGCTTTGTATATGGTCCGCTGGATGAACGTCTGAGCATCAAGGAGGCTTTGGAAAAAAATTTAAAGAAACCTGTGCCGCACCATGTTAATTTCTCATTCTGCCTTGGAGGAATGACCTTTTTCCTGTTTTTAGTTCAGGCTTTTACAGGGGTGCTGCTTCTGATGTATTACCGCGCTACAACAGCAGAGGCTTACAAAAGCGTTGTCCATATTACAAACAATGTTCCATTTGGATGGCTTTTCAGGGATATACATCACTGGGCATCAAACCTGATGATAGTTACTGTTTTTCTTCATATGCTAAGAGTTTTTTTTTACGGGGCATATAAACCACCAAGAGATTTTAACTGGGTTACAGGTGTTGTTCTTTTAACACTGACTCTGACTTTTGGGTTTACAGGATATCTGCTTCCATGGAATCAGGTTTCTTACTGGGCAACAACGGTTGGAACTGAAGTGCCGAGTGCAATGCCGATTTTCGGGAATCTTCTTAAAATTTTGATACGCGGGGGTGCTGATGTAACGCAGGTTACTCTAACAAGATTTTTTGCAATCCATGTTGCGATTTTGCCTCCTGTGATAAGCGCAGTTCTGGGAATGCACTTCATAATGATAAGAAAGCAGGGGATTTCAGGGCCATTGTGA